Part of the Vigna angularis cultivar LongXiaoDou No.4 chromosome 1, ASM1680809v1, whole genome shotgun sequence genome, CGTTCATATATCACACCAAGTGTATTTGTCTCAGCTATAGTAGGCACAACATTCATGACCCATAACTTTGAAGAATGGATAGCAGCAGCAAAACTACCCAATCCGGCATTCATATCCATAATATTACGGTACCTTCCCGAGTCCAACAGTCTATTAGTTTTCTTGTAAGCATTTACATGCTTTTTCCACATTTTGTTGTCATCCTGGTATGTCTCGGAGGAAACTCCAGGAACTGAGCCACTTGCAATTCTTGGAGGAATGGCATAAAGCCTGCTTGGAAATGGTTTGAGATTCCCACCAGAAACTTCAGGACTTGGAGTAATGCAGGCCTCCATTTTCTTATACCTATAGCCACAGAACAAAGCCATTCCAACTCAGTACACCACTTAATTTCAGGACAAAGTTAAGCAGTGCTCACATTTAAAGGACAGAACTATGTATAAATATCAGCTTTTTATCCCATCAATTTAGGTTTATGCATAAACGTACATGTATGTTTGTTGTCATGACTGGTAGAAAAAAGTAAAGGCAATATCAACACTAAaccattaaaatttaaattataaaactaaaaaatgagGCAAACATACCAGACGTCATCGGCATCTGAGGACTTGCAAAATTCCACACTGTCATCATCTTGTCTCCTCTGACATGATTCAGAGTCTACAACCTTTTGCCAAATGGCTATTTCAGCCTTCTCCGACCTCTTCACCCAGCAAAGTTTCTTAGCAATCTCTTCAATCTTACTTTGTTCTTTCTCGAGGTCTTCCTTAGGTCTCTGCCAGGCTTTGTAGTTAACCTTCCAATTGATTGGAGGACCCGAGAGCACCCAATAACCACCAGGTCTTAGAACACGATCAACTTCCATCATATATATCCCATCTGCAAATGAATAGCCCAAAATGCAGTTTTAAACAGTTAGTAACACAAATAAAACAATGCAAGTTCAAAAATCAATCAGAAGCAGGAGAAACAAGAATGGGAAAGCAGGGCCAGTGGTTTCTTATTTACAAGTAGATTATTTATAAGAAGATAGTATTTAATGTGAAGTTCTTACTATTTGCTCCCCACGGTATCAAACAGCGAGAACAATGAGCCATGTCAAAGGCTCTAGATGGATAGGGCAACTTTATGCTCCCCAAAACGCCAATGACAGCAGGGACACCTCTTTCAAGAGCAAACTGAACTTGTGCTTCATGATTATCCCTTGGTGCAAACGACATGGCAATAACATTTCTACTCCAAAGATATGCACCCCAGCTGGCAACCTGAGCAAACAACCTGACATAAGAATACATAGCCAAAAAGTAATAATGCAGGCATGCagctataaaattaaaatgtacaAGAACAGCCAAGGAGATTTTACAAAATTCATCAGGAATTTGAGATGAAAAATATACCCCACAACCGGTGTCTAGCGCTGTCCTCACTGTCCCATTAGTTATAGGTATCACAGACGCAATttgattaatatatttatcagCACCTTGAGGAAACTGTGTTCCACCACCAGGAAACTTGAACACATTTCCCTCATATTGGATCCAATTCTGAATAGCCTTCTCTACTGTAAGGCTCTTGTAGGGAGCATTAGCAAATGGAACATAGTCACGGCTCTTTGGCCAAGGAAATGGTGTAACATACCCCTTGGGTGCAGGGATCATACACTTTAACTTCTCTTCCTCTGTGGGGCAGTGTCTCTCTCTATAGATCATGTTTTCTCTAGGAAAGGTCATGGCACGCTTTTGATGCTGACAGGGAGTGTAATCAGTATAGCGAGCAGCACATGGTTTAAATGCCTTAGGCTTTGATTCTGCTTCATCAATTTCACCAACTTCTCCACCATGGTGGGAGTCAAAACTTAAATTTGGAACTATATCACATTCGGCATTAGTCTTAGTAATTTCCAAAGCTATGCTATCTCCCTTTCCAAAACCACTTCTCTGCCACGCTCCTAATATATAGAAGAAACAGCACAGACCAACTACTATGACGATCTGTACAGAGCTTCTAGTCCTACCATCAGCTGA contains:
- the LOC108321396 gene encoding probable methyltransferase PMT2, whose amino-acid sequence is MAKTSSADGRTRSSVQIVIVVGLCCFFYILGAWQRSGFGKGDSIALEITKTNAECDIVPNLSFDSHHGGEVGEIDEAESKPKAFKPCAARYTDYTPCQHQKRAMTFPRENMIYRERHCPTEEEKLKCMIPAPKGYVTPFPWPKSRDYVPFANAPYKSLTVEKAIQNWIQYEGNVFKFPGGGTQFPQGADKYINQIASVIPITNGTVRTALDTGCGVASWGAYLWSRNVIAMSFAPRDNHEAQVQFALERGVPAVIGVLGSIKLPYPSRAFDMAHCSRCLIPWGANNGIYMMEVDRVLRPGGYWVLSGPPINWKVNYKAWQRPKEDLEKEQSKIEEIAKKLCWVKRSEKAEIAIWQKVVDSESCQRRQDDDSVEFCKSSDADDVWYKKMEACITPSPEVSGGNLKPFPSRLYAIPPRIASGSVPGVSSETYQDDNKMWKKHVNAYKKTNRLLDSGRYRNIMDMNAGLGSFAAAIHSSKLWVMNVVPTIAETNTLGVIYERGLIGIYHDWCEAFSTYPRTYDLIHAPGLFSLYKDKCNAEDILLEMDRILRPEGAVIFRDEVDVLIKVKKIVGGMRWDTKMVDHEDGPLVPEKVLIAVKQYWVIGGNSTSTQ